Proteins encoded in a region of the Acidobacteriota bacterium genome:
- a CDS encoding TAT-variant-translocated molybdopterin oxidoreductase gives MNLADIRSRLQGLEGRAYWRSLEELAGTDEFRQYVTREFPSQASEFNDPAGRRTFLKLMGASLALAGVSACTRQPAEKLVPYVRQPEEVVPGRPLFYATSMTIGGLGMPLLAENHLGRPTKIEGNPEHPASLGAADALAQASVLSLYDPDRSHNVVHRGDVRTWSDFVSAVSAAAANERTTAGAGFRLLTEPVASPSLLDQIQTLLAGMPQARWHQWDPVYGTVQGGAPASHALYRFDRAEIVVSLDSDFLGFGPAAVRYSKDFAARRRISTPEDTPNRLYAVEPVLTITGSNADHRLPLKARDVHAFAAALAAAVGVPGVAGGALPDEARTRWIPAIADDLQAHRGRSVVVAGEHQPAAVHALARTINEALGNVGATVTYAAPVVGSPLDGAASIGELVADIDAGRVRTLVIVSANPVFTAPADLDFRTALQKVPLRVHLGQYFDETAELCHWHAPEAHYLESWGDARAFDGTVSLVQPLIAPLYDGRTALELIAALNGAEVQSSQELVKDYWARAFNGQTKPSWTLRTADGQSYASVDAFWRHALHDGFVASTSTLLAAAPPASVATAPSSAAASTPAPTMTGTEIIFRPDPFILDGRNANNGWLQEMPKPLSKVTWDNVAYMSPATAERLGISVVRHGNREMDLLEVGYGGRRARIPVWIMPGTADDVVVVHFGYGRQRAGRVGSNVGHDVFGLRTSRAPWFDGGAEVASTGDGYLIVSTQNHFVMEGRNPVRVVDTAEFRRNPKAVEEQGPRRPPRTLTLYPPPDQHPHDNHAQHRWGMAIDVNVCTGCSACVVACVAENNIPVVGKMQVDRSREMHWLRVDTYFGGANPQAPDGVYHQPLPCMQCENAPCEVVCPVAATVHSDEGLNDMVYNRCVGTRYCSNNCPYKVRRFNFLLYADFYTEEVKAQRNPDVTIRSRGVMEKCTYCVQRINHARIDAKTAGRPIQDGEIKTACQQTCPADAIVFGDLNDPNSRVVKLKQQERNYGLLEDLGTRPRTTYLARVKNSNPALG, from the coding sequence ATGAATCTCGCTGACATCCGCTCGCGACTCCAGGGCCTCGAAGGCCGGGCCTACTGGCGCAGTCTCGAAGAGCTCGCCGGCACCGACGAGTTCCGCCAGTACGTCACCCGCGAATTCCCGTCGCAGGCCTCCGAGTTCAACGACCCGGCGGGGCGCCGGACGTTCCTCAAGCTGATGGGCGCATCGCTCGCGCTCGCCGGCGTGAGCGCGTGCACGAGGCAGCCGGCCGAGAAGCTGGTGCCGTACGTACGCCAGCCCGAGGAGGTCGTTCCCGGGCGGCCGCTGTTCTACGCAACCTCGATGACGATCGGCGGCCTCGGGATGCCGCTGCTCGCCGAAAACCATCTCGGCCGGCCGACGAAGATCGAGGGCAATCCCGAGCACCCGGCGAGCCTCGGCGCGGCCGATGCGCTCGCGCAGGCGTCCGTCCTTTCTCTGTACGATCCCGACCGCTCGCACAACGTCGTCCATCGCGGAGACGTGCGGACCTGGTCCGACTTCGTGTCCGCCGTCTCCGCGGCGGCAGCCAACGAGCGCACCACGGCCGGCGCGGGGTTCCGCCTGCTGACCGAACCGGTCGCCTCGCCGTCGCTGCTCGATCAGATCCAGACGCTGCTCGCCGGCATGCCGCAGGCGAGGTGGCATCAGTGGGATCCGGTCTACGGCACCGTGCAGGGGGGCGCGCCAGCCTCACACGCGCTCTACCGCTTCGACCGGGCCGAGATCGTGGTGTCGCTCGACAGCGACTTCCTCGGCTTCGGCCCGGCGGCCGTGCGCTACTCGAAGGATTTCGCGGCGCGCCGCCGGATCTCGACGCCGGAGGACACGCCGAACCGGCTCTACGCGGTCGAGCCCGTCCTCACGATCACCGGCTCCAATGCGGATCACCGCCTTCCGCTCAAGGCGCGTGACGTTCACGCGTTCGCGGCCGCGCTCGCCGCGGCCGTCGGGGTGCCGGGCGTCGCCGGCGGCGCGCTGCCCGACGAGGCACGCACGCGCTGGATCCCGGCGATCGCCGACGACCTCCAGGCCCATCGCGGTCGCTCCGTGGTCGTCGCCGGCGAGCATCAGCCGGCCGCGGTCCACGCGCTCGCGCGCACGATCAACGAGGCGCTCGGCAACGTCGGCGCAACCGTCACCTACGCGGCGCCGGTCGTCGGCTCGCCGCTCGACGGCGCCGCGTCAATCGGCGAGCTCGTCGCCGACATCGACGCCGGCCGCGTCAGGACGCTCGTCATCGTCAGCGCCAACCCGGTGTTCACGGCGCCGGCCGATCTCGACTTCAGGACCGCGCTGCAGAAGGTACCGCTTCGCGTGCACCTCGGGCAGTACTTCGACGAGACGGCCGAGCTGTGCCATTGGCACGCGCCCGAAGCGCACTACCTCGAATCGTGGGGCGATGCGCGCGCGTTCGACGGAACGGTCTCGCTCGTCCAGCCGCTCATCGCGCCGCTCTACGACGGGCGCACCGCGCTCGAGCTGATCGCGGCGCTCAACGGCGCCGAGGTGCAGAGCAGCCAGGAGCTCGTGAAGGACTACTGGGCGCGCGCGTTCAACGGCCAGACGAAGCCGTCGTGGACGCTCCGCACCGCCGACGGCCAGTCGTACGCGTCGGTCGACGCGTTCTGGCGCCACGCGCTCCACGACGGGTTCGTCGCCAGCACCTCCACGCTGCTCGCGGCCGCGCCGCCGGCCAGCGTCGCCACCGCTCCGTCCTCGGCCGCCGCGTCCACGCCGGCGCCGACGATGACCGGCACGGAGATCATCTTCCGGCCGGACCCGTTCATCCTCGACGGCAGGAACGCGAACAACGGCTGGCTGCAGGAGATGCCCAAGCCGCTCTCCAAGGTGACGTGGGACAACGTCGCCTACATGAGCCCCGCCACGGCCGAGCGCCTCGGCATCTCGGTCGTGCGCCACGGCAACCGCGAGATGGACCTGCTCGAGGTCGGCTACGGTGGCCGGCGCGCCCGGATCCCCGTCTGGATCATGCCCGGCACGGCCGACGACGTGGTGGTCGTGCACTTCGGCTACGGCCGCCAGCGCGCGGGCCGCGTGGGCAGCAACGTCGGCCACGACGTCTTCGGGCTGCGCACGTCGCGCGCGCCCTGGTTCGACGGCGGCGCCGAGGTGGCGTCCACGGGCGACGGCTATCTGATCGTCTCGACGCAGAACCACTTCGTGATGGAAGGCCGCAACCCCGTGCGGGTGGTCGACACCGCGGAGTTCCGGCGGAACCCGAAGGCGGTCGAGGAGCAGGGCCCGCGCCGCCCGCCGCGGACGCTCACGCTCTACCCGCCGCCGGACCAGCACCCGCACGACAATCACGCGCAGCACCGCTGGGGCATGGCGATCGACGTCAACGTCTGCACCGGCTGCAGCGCCTGCGTGGTGGCCTGCGTCGCGGAGAACAACATCCCGGTCGTCGGCAAGATGCAGGTCGATCGCAGCCGTGAGATGCACTGGCTGCGCGTGGACACGTACTTCGGCGGCGCCAATCCGCAGGCGCCCGACGGCGTCTATCACCAGCCGCTGCCCTGCATGCAGTGCGAGAACGCGCCCTGCGAGGTGGTCTGCCCGGTGGCCGCGACCGTCCACAGCGACGAGGGGCTGAACGACATGGTGTACAACCGCTGTGTCGGCACGCGGTACTGCTCCAACAACTGCCCCTACAAGGTCCGGCGCTTCAACTTCCTGCTCTACGCCGACTTCTACACCGAGGAGGTCAAGGCGCAGCGCAATCCGGACGTCACGATCCGCAGCCGCGGCGTCATGGAGAAGTGCACGTACTGCGTGCAGCGGATCAACCACGCCCGCATCGACGCCAAGACGGCGGGCCGCCCGATCCAGGACGGCGAGATCAAGACGGCCTGCCAGCAGACCTGCCCGGCCGACGCGATCGTCTTCGGCGACCTGAACGATCCGAACAGCCGCGTGGTGAAGCTGAAGCAGCAGGAGCGCAACTACGGCCTGCTCGAGGATCTCGGCACGCGTCCGCGCACGACCTATCTCGCGCGCGTGAAGAACTCGAACCCCGCGCTGGGCTGA
- the nrfD gene encoding polysulfide reductase NrfD: MEPLVEASQYAKDDFRAPVPVLGPGHDYGTITDKLTTMVLTKHTPAVWFVVVAISFTFLIGLTVALTYLLARGIGIWGNNIPVGWAFDIINFVWWIGIGHAGTLISAILLLFKQDWRTSINRFAEAMTLFAVLCAALFPLVHTGRPWLAIYWLFPYPNTMGLWPNFKSPLIWDVFAVSTYGSVSALFWFTGLIPDLATFRDKAEHPVLKRIYGVLALGWRGSARHWARYENAYLLLAGLSTPLVLSVHTVVSFDFAVSVLPGWHATIFPPYFVAGAIYAGFAMVLTLAIPLRAIYGLQDFITMRHLENMAKVTLVTGLVVVYGYACEAFFGWYSGNEYERFMLKNRVYYGPYAWSYWMLLLCNFIVPQLLWSKRLRRNIAVLFTVSMFVNVGMWLERFVIIVTSLHRDFLPSSWDMYYPTRWDFLTLAGTIGLFVTLMFLFVRVLPMISIFEMRTLLPDATPKSDQGAH; the protein is encoded by the coding sequence ATGGAGCCTTTGGTGGAAGCCTCACAGTACGCGAAAGACGATTTCCGCGCGCCGGTGCCGGTGCTGGGCCCGGGCCACGACTACGGCACCATCACCGACAAGCTCACGACGATGGTGCTGACGAAGCACACGCCGGCGGTGTGGTTCGTCGTGGTCGCGATCTCGTTCACGTTCCTCATCGGCCTCACGGTCGCGCTGACCTACCTGCTCGCGCGCGGCATCGGCATCTGGGGCAACAACATCCCGGTCGGCTGGGCGTTCGACATCATCAACTTCGTCTGGTGGATCGGCATCGGCCACGCCGGGACGCTCATCTCCGCGATCCTGCTGCTCTTCAAGCAGGACTGGCGGACGTCGATCAACCGCTTCGCCGAAGCGATGACGCTCTTCGCCGTGCTCTGCGCGGCGCTCTTCCCGCTCGTGCACACCGGCCGGCCGTGGCTGGCGATCTACTGGCTCTTCCCGTATCCGAACACGATGGGCCTCTGGCCCAACTTCAAGAGCCCGCTGATCTGGGACGTCTTCGCGGTCTCGACCTACGGATCGGTTTCCGCGCTGTTCTGGTTCACCGGCCTCATCCCCGACCTCGCGACGTTCCGCGACAAGGCCGAGCACCCGGTGCTCAAGCGCATCTACGGCGTGCTCGCGCTGGGCTGGCGCGGATCGGCGCGGCACTGGGCCCGCTACGAGAACGCGTACCTGCTGCTCGCCGGCCTGTCGACGCCGCTCGTGCTCTCGGTCCACACGGTCGTGAGCTTCGACTTCGCGGTCTCGGTCCTGCCGGGCTGGCACGCGACGATCTTCCCGCCCTACTTCGTCGCCGGCGCCATCTACGCCGGGTTCGCGATGGTGCTGACGCTGGCGATCCCGCTCCGCGCGATCTACGGGCTCCAGGACTTCATCACGATGCGGCACCTCGAGAACATGGCGAAGGTGACGCTCGTGACCGGGCTCGTGGTCGTCTACGGGTACGCCTGCGAAGCGTTCTTCGGCTGGTACAGCGGCAACGAGTACGAGCGGTTCATGCTGAAGAACCGCGTCTACTACGGCCCCTACGCCTGGAGCTACTGGATGCTGCTGCTCTGCAACTTCATCGTGCCGCAGCTCCTGTGGTCGAAGCGGCTCCGCCGCAACATCGCCGTGCTCTTCACGGTGTCGATGTTCGTCAACGTCGGGATGTGGCTCGAGCGCTTCGTCATCATCGTCACGAGCCTGCACCGCGACTTCCTGCCGTCGTCGTGGGACATGTACTACCCGACGCGGTGGGACTTCCTGACGCTGGCCGGCACGATCGGCCTCTTCGTGACGCTGATGTTCCTGTTCGTGAGGGTGCTGCCGATGATCTCGATCTTCGAGATGCGGACGCTGCTGCCCGACGCGACGCCGAAGTCCGACCAGGGAGCGCACTGA
- a CDS encoding DUF3341 domain-containing protein — protein sequence MSHATPTSPTLYGLLAEFDSADTLLRAARRVHEAGFTKTDAFSPMPIHGLAEALGFREHKIPKLVLAGGIVGALAGYGLEYWTQVIDYPMNIGGRPYFAWVSFIPPAFETTILVAAFTAAISMIVLNGLPQPYHPVFNHDGFRRASRDGFFLAIEAADPRFDVERTRAFLQELDAREVVAVDE from the coding sequence ATGTCGCACGCGACGCCAACGTCTCCGACGCTCTACGGCCTGCTCGCCGAGTTCGACTCGGCCGACACGCTGCTGCGCGCGGCGCGCCGGGTGCACGAAGCCGGCTTCACGAAGACCGACGCGTTCTCGCCGATGCCGATCCACGGCCTGGCCGAGGCGCTCGGGTTCCGCGAGCACAAGATCCCGAAGCTCGTGCTCGCCGGCGGCATCGTGGGCGCGCTGGCGGGCTACGGCCTCGAGTACTGGACGCAGGTGATCGACTACCCGATGAACATCGGCGGCCGGCCCTACTTCGCGTGGGTCTCGTTCATCCCGCCCGCGTTCGAGACGACCATCCTCGTCGCGGCGTTCACCGCGGCGATCTCGATGATCGTGCTCAACGGGCTGCCGCAGCCGTATCACCCGGTCTTCAACCACGACGGATTCCGCCGCGCGAGCCGGGACGGGTTCTTCCTGGCGATCGAGGCGGCCGACCCGCGCTTCGACGTCGAGCGGACGCGCGCGTTTCTGCAGGAGCTCGACGCCCGTGAAGTGGTGGCTGTCGATGAGTAA
- a CDS encoding cytochrome c, with the protein MSNEHRGPAGPAVVSPRQGRIRRHHRRTVGAGCLLLILAGCRQDMHDAPRYDPLEASAVLPQGASAQPLVDGTVARGELRADDLLETGRVNGQLATVFPFAIAASDLDRGEERFNIYCSPCHGRDGEGNGMVVQRGYRQAASLHTDRLRQAQPGYLYEVIRNGFGVMPDYRAQITVDDRWRIVAYIRALQLSRNATPADVPASELATLDAPAAPAPAAGSTSPSGGHD; encoded by the coding sequence ATGAGTAACGAGCACCGCGGGCCGGCTGGCCCGGCTGTCGTGTCGCCAAGGCAGGGCCGGATCCGCCGGCATCACCGGCGGACCGTCGGCGCCGGATGTCTTCTCCTGATCCTCGCCGGCTGCCGGCAGGACATGCACGACGCGCCGCGCTACGACCCGCTCGAGGCGAGCGCCGTGCTGCCGCAGGGCGCCTCGGCCCAGCCGCTCGTGGACGGCACGGTGGCGCGCGGCGAGCTGCGCGCCGACGACCTGCTCGAGACCGGCCGCGTGAACGGCCAGCTCGCGACGGTGTTTCCGTTCGCCATCGCGGCGTCCGATCTCGACCGCGGCGAGGAGCGCTTCAACATCTACTGCTCGCCCTGTCACGGGCGGGACGGCGAAGGCAACGGCATGGTCGTGCAGCGGGGCTACCGCCAGGCGGCGTCGCTGCACACCGACCGCCTGCGCCAGGCGCAGCCCGGCTATCTCTACGAGGTCATCCGGAACGGCTTCGGCGTGATGCCCGACTACCGCGCGCAGATCACCGTGGACGATCGGTGGCGCATCGTGGCGTACATCCGCGCGCTGCAGCTCAGCCGCAACGCGACGCCGGCCGACGTGCCGGCGAGCGAGCTGGCGACACTGGATGCACCGGCTGCGCCCGCGCCGGCGGCCGGATCGACGAGCCCGTCTGGGGGACACGACTGA
- a CDS encoding SCO family protein — protein MTSRLARGWTAVRRGAIGLLVAELTLVSAAAQPSAPLSVPPPGPAALQQIPILKDAGLEQKLNGAVPLDTRFVDEAGRDVTLGQYFGARPVVLALVYYECPMLCTQVLNGLAGSLEALPFTPGQEFDIVAVSFDAGETPAMAAAKRDAFLRRYRHDGAGGVHFLTGRAESIERLTQAVGFRFAYDAAIDQYAHPAVLTVLTPDGRVSRYLFGIEFAPRDLRLALVEAGERRIGSAIDQMLLFCYHYDPQSGKYGVAITNLVRLGGVLTVAALGTFIWVNLRRERRQDSAVDRTATGVR, from the coding sequence ATGACGTCGAGACTGGCTCGCGGATGGACGGCGGTGCGGCGCGGGGCGATCGGCCTGCTCGTCGCCGAGCTGACCCTCGTGTCGGCGGCCGCGCAGCCGTCGGCGCCGCTCTCGGTCCCGCCGCCGGGGCCGGCCGCGCTGCAGCAGATTCCCATCCTCAAGGATGCCGGGCTCGAGCAGAAGCTCAACGGCGCCGTGCCGCTGGACACACGGTTCGTGGACGAGGCCGGCCGCGACGTGACGCTCGGACAGTACTTCGGCGCGCGGCCCGTCGTGCTCGCGCTCGTGTACTACGAGTGCCCGATGCTGTGCACGCAGGTGCTGAACGGCCTGGCCGGCTCGCTGGAAGCGCTGCCCTTCACCCCGGGCCAGGAGTTCGACATCGTCGCCGTGAGCTTCGACGCCGGCGAGACGCCAGCGATGGCGGCCGCGAAGCGCGACGCGTTTCTCCGGCGCTACCGCCATGACGGCGCCGGCGGCGTGCACTTCCTGACCGGCCGCGCCGAGTCGATCGAGCGGCTGACGCAGGCCGTCGGGTTCCGGTTCGCGTACGACGCGGCGATCGACCAGTACGCGCATCCCGCGGTCCTGACGGTGCTGACGCCCGACGGCCGCGTGTCGCGGTATCTCTTCGGCATCGAGTTCGCGCCCCGCGACCTGCGGCTCGCGCTCGTGGAAGCCGGCGAACGGCGCATCGGCTCGGCGATCGACCAGATGCTCCTCTTCTGCTACCACTACGACCCGCAAAGCGGGAAGTACGGCGTCGCCATCACCAACCTCGTCCGCCTCGGCGGCGTCCTCACGGTGGCCGCGCTCGGGACCTTCATCTGGGTGAACCTGCGCCGCGAACGGCGGCAGGACAGCGCGGTCGATCGGACCGCAACGGGTGTGCGCTAG
- the coxB gene encoding cytochrome c oxidase subunit II, which produces MDMLYLFIAAISAFFVVLVAALVVIFAVKFRRRHAEDVGADIHGSLVLELTWTFIPFAIAMVMFVWGADLFFRLGRPPADAMDVFVVGKQWMWKVQHPSGVREINEMHVPVGRPIRITLGSEDVLHDYFIPAMRVKMDAVPGKLTTLWFTATTPGTYHLFCAEYCGTKHSGMIGQVIVMPPQAYEAWIAANQPSINLVEAGQRLFEHGQQCSACHKEDGSGRGPSLAGLFGSTVQLADGRTAVADENYLRESIVNPSAKIARGFSSPSIMPTYQGSMSEERLIELVAYLKTLRPSRSE; this is translated from the coding sequence ATGGACATGCTCTACCTGTTCATCGCGGCGATCAGCGCCTTCTTCGTCGTGCTCGTGGCGGCGCTGGTCGTGATCTTCGCCGTCAAGTTCCGCCGCCGCCACGCCGAGGACGTCGGGGCCGACATCCACGGGTCGCTGGTGCTCGAGCTGACCTGGACGTTCATCCCGTTCGCGATCGCCATGGTGATGTTCGTCTGGGGCGCCGATCTCTTCTTCCGCCTCGGCCGTCCGCCCGCCGACGCCATGGACGTCTTCGTCGTCGGCAAGCAGTGGATGTGGAAGGTGCAGCACCCGTCCGGCGTGCGGGAGATCAACGAGATGCACGTGCCGGTGGGCCGCCCGATCCGCATCACGCTCGGATCCGAGGACGTGCTCCACGACTACTTCATCCCGGCCATGCGCGTGAAGATGGACGCCGTGCCGGGCAAGCTCACCACGCTCTGGTTCACGGCGACGACGCCGGGGACGTATCACCTGTTCTGCGCGGAGTACTGCGGCACGAAGCACTCCGGGATGATCGGCCAGGTGATCGTCATGCCGCCGCAGGCCTACGAGGCCTGGATCGCGGCCAACCAGCCGTCGATCAACCTCGTGGAAGCCGGGCAGCGGCTCTTCGAGCACGGGCAGCAGTGCAGCGCCTGCCACAAGGAGGACGGCAGTGGCCGGGGACCGTCGCTGGCGGGCCTGTTCGGCAGCACCGTGCAGCTCGCCGACGGCCGCACGGCCGTGGCGGACGAGAACTACCTGCGGGAGTCGATCGTGAACCCGTCCGCGAAGATCGCGCGCGGCTTCTCGAGCCCGTCGATCATGCCGACCTATCAGGGCTCGATGAGCGAGGAACGGCTCATCGAGCTCGTCGCGTACCTGAAGACCCTGCGCCCGTCGCGCAGTGAATGA
- a CDS encoding cbb3-type cytochrome c oxidase subunit I, with the protein MSHAIGTTGTSYLDAPHGLASWLLTKDHKRIAMLYLISITIFFAVGAMFAATIRAELATPQGDLLDSDMYNKIFTLHGVVMIFFFLIPSIPAVLGNFLLPIMCGTKDLAFPRINLLSWYIFIAGAIITLAAVFNGGVDTGWTFYTPYSSIASESSVTVAALGVFVTGFSSILTGLNFIVTVHRMRAPGLTWFRLPLFVWAIYATSLVMILGTPVVAITVLLVAAERALHLGFFDPTRGGDPVLFQHLFWFYSHPAVYIMILPAMGVMSELVAAVSRKQVFGYSFVAFSSLAIAVLGFLVWGHHLFVSSQSIYAGLVFSIITMLVAVPSAVKTFNWTATMYKGSVTWESPTYWVVGFMGLFTIGGLTGLFLATMGLDIHLTDTYFVVAHFHYIMVGGAIMGYLGGMHFWWPKMTGRLYSEAGAKASAILVFVGFNLTFFPQFLLGYMGMPRRYHAYPPEWQVLNVLSSAGASVLAIGYLLPAFYLTYSLIKGAKAPANPWGAKGLEWTIPSPPPTFNFEDDVVVDEPAYNYKPAREVHVG; encoded by the coding sequence ATGAGCCACGCCATCGGCACCACCGGCACGAGCTACCTGGACGCCCCGCACGGCCTCGCTTCCTGGCTCCTCACGAAGGACCACAAGCGGATCGCCATGCTGTACCTGATCTCCATCACGATCTTCTTCGCGGTGGGGGCGATGTTCGCGGCGACGATTCGCGCCGAGCTGGCCACGCCGCAGGGCGATCTGCTCGATTCGGACATGTACAACAAGATCTTCACGCTGCACGGCGTCGTGATGATCTTCTTCTTCCTGATCCCGTCGATCCCGGCGGTGCTCGGCAACTTCCTGCTGCCGATCATGTGCGGCACGAAGGACCTGGCCTTTCCCCGGATCAACCTCCTGAGCTGGTACATCTTCATCGCCGGGGCCATCATCACGCTCGCCGCCGTCTTCAACGGCGGCGTCGACACCGGCTGGACGTTCTACACGCCGTACAGCTCGATCGCGTCTGAATCGTCCGTCACCGTCGCGGCCCTCGGCGTGTTCGTCACCGGATTCTCGTCGATCCTCACCGGCCTCAACTTCATCGTGACGGTGCACAGGATGCGCGCCCCGGGGCTCACCTGGTTCCGGCTGCCGCTGTTCGTGTGGGCGATCTACGCCACGAGTCTCGTGATGATCCTCGGCACGCCCGTCGTCGCCATCACGGTGCTGCTCGTGGCGGCCGAACGGGCGCTCCACCTGGGGTTCTTCGACCCGACGCGCGGCGGCGACCCGGTGCTCTTCCAGCACCTCTTCTGGTTCTACTCGCACCCGGCCGTCTACATCATGATCCTGCCGGCGATGGGCGTGATGAGCGAGCTCGTCGCGGCCGTGTCGCGCAAGCAGGTCTTCGGCTACAGCTTCGTCGCATTCTCGAGCCTCGCGATCGCGGTCCTCGGCTTCCTCGTCTGGGGCCACCACCTGTTCGTGAGCAGCCAGTCCATCTACGCCGGCCTCGTCTTCTCGATCATCACAATGCTCGTCGCCGTCCCGTCGGCCGTGAAGACGTTCAACTGGACGGCCACGATGTACAAGGGCTCGGTGACCTGGGAGTCGCCGACCTACTGGGTCGTCGGCTTCATGGGGCTGTTCACGATCGGCGGCCTCACCGGTCTCTTCCTCGCGACGATGGGCCTCGACATCCACCTGACCGACACGTACTTCGTCGTCGCGCACTTCCACTACATCATGGTGGGCGGCGCGATCATGGGCTACCTCGGCGGCATGCACTTCTGGTGGCCGAAGATGACCGGCCGCCTGTACTCCGAGGCCGGCGCGAAGGCGTCCGCCATCCTCGTCTTCGTCGGCTTCAACCTGACGTTCTTCCCGCAGTTCCTGCTCGGCTACATGGGCATGCCGCGGCGCTACCACGCCTATCCGCCCGAGTGGCAGGTGCTCAACGTGCTGTCGAGCGCGGGCGCGTCCGTGCTCGCGATCGGGTACCTCCTGCCGGCCTTCTACCTGACGTACTCGCTCATCAAGGGCGCGAAGGCGCCCGCGAACCCGTGGGGCGCCAAGGGCCTCGAATGGACGATTCCGTCGCCGCCGCCGACGTTCAACTTCGAGGACGACGTCGTCGTCGACGAACCGGCCTACAACTACAAGCCGGCCCGGGAGGTTCACGTTGGATAA
- a CDS encoding cytochrome c oxidase subunit 3 family protein, whose translation MEQQLEASTLGMWVFLVTEVMFFGGMFMVYILYRVLYPEAWVMGSNHLNVTLGALNTGVLICSSLTMALAVRSAQIGSRSGQVVNLILTIVLGSVFLIVKYFEYAEKFEHHLVPGPHFDMSLPEAPHQQLFFSIYFMLTGVHAAHMVVGIGLMLVILTMAMRGRFSSSYYTPVEVSGLYWHFVDIVWIFLFPLLYLLGAHLGAH comes from the coding sequence ATGGAGCAGCAGCTCGAGGCGTCCACGCTGGGCATGTGGGTGTTCCTCGTCACCGAGGTGATGTTCTTCGGTGGCATGTTCATGGTCTACATCCTGTACCGCGTCCTCTACCCCGAGGCGTGGGTGATGGGCAGCAACCACCTCAACGTCACGCTCGGCGCGCTGAACACGGGCGTCCTGATCTGCAGCTCGCTGACGATGGCCCTCGCGGTGCGATCCGCGCAGATCGGATCGCGGTCGGGCCAGGTCGTGAACCTGATCCTGACGATCGTGCTGGGGTCGGTGTTCCTGATCGTGAAGTACTTCGAGTACGCCGAGAAGTTCGAGCACCACCTCGTGCCGGGCCCGCACTTCGACATGTCGCTGCCGGAGGCGCCGCACCAGCAGCTCTTCTTCTCGATCTACTTCATGCTGACCGGCGTGCACGCGGCGCACATGGTGGTGGGCATCGGTCTGATGCTCGTCATCCTGACGATGGCGATGCGCGGCCGCTTCTCGTCGAGCTACTACACGCCCGTCGAAGTGTCGGGCCTGTACTGGCACTTCGTCGACATCGTCTGGATCTTCCTGTTCCCGCTCCTGTACCTGCTGGGCGCGCACCTCGGAGCGCACTAG
- a CDS encoding cytochrome C oxidase subunit IV family protein, protein MSTEHAHVITPVRTYVAIFAALLVLTGLTYLVALQDFGVMNTPIALAVALVKASLVVIYFMGVRYNTPLTKVVVVAGFFWLLILFGLTLNDYMTRHWMGVPGR, encoded by the coding sequence ATGTCCACTGAACACGCTCACGTCATCACGCCGGTCCGCACGTACGTCGCCATCTTCGCCGCGCTGCTGGTGCTGACAGGCCTCACGTATCTCGTGGCGCTCCAGGACTTCGGCGTGATGAACACGCCGATCGCCCTCGCCGTGGCGCTCGTCAAGGCCAGCCTCGTCGTCATCTACTTCATGGGCGTGCGCTACAACACGCCCCTGACCAAGGTCGTCGTCGTCGCCGGCTTCTTCTGGCTGCTGATCCTGTTCGGGCTGACGCTCAACGACTACATGACCCGCCACTGGATGGGCGTGCCGGGACGGTAG